A window of Pseudodesulfovibrio hydrargyri contains these coding sequences:
- a CDS encoding type II secretion system F family protein, giving the protein MDIQIIPLFAAGIGFVSVLLAGYGLIGYLGGASDSARLKERVSGTAVKRSDALAAPLGQALKGAVDFFGRLGTRIGPSETAEIEKGRLRLIQAGLRKADSHRTFQGLKGVLGVGLAGSFLLVKVLFLPDTSVAMAAFGAVVLAAVGVYGPEYWLSKRIVRRRLALSDELPDALDMLVVCVESGMGLDQAVDRVCHETRHSGPILSSEFKLLTLELRAGKSRAEALRALAERTALDDLNSLTSLLIQADAFGISIGRTLRVYSDAMRVKRSQRAEEKAAKMPVLLLLPLVLFILPSLFVVILGPAGIMCMDMFLKMNSH; this is encoded by the coding sequence ATGGACATCCAGATCATTCCCCTGTTCGCGGCAGGCATCGGCTTTGTCTCCGTGCTCCTGGCGGGCTACGGCCTGATCGGCTATCTGGGCGGCGCCAGCGACTCGGCCCGGCTCAAGGAGCGTGTCTCGGGCACGGCGGTCAAGCGCTCGGACGCCTTGGCCGCGCCGCTGGGGCAGGCCCTCAAGGGCGCCGTGGATTTCTTCGGGCGGCTGGGTACCAGGATCGGCCCCTCCGAGACGGCCGAGATCGAAAAGGGCCGGTTGCGCCTGATCCAGGCCGGGCTGCGCAAGGCGGATTCCCACAGAACCTTCCAGGGGCTCAAGGGCGTTCTGGGCGTGGGGCTGGCCGGGAGTTTCCTGCTCGTCAAAGTGCTTTTTCTGCCCGACACTTCCGTGGCCATGGCCGCCTTCGGCGCGGTCGTGCTGGCTGCGGTGGGCGTGTACGGGCCCGAATACTGGCTGTCCAAGAGGATCGTTCGGCGCAGGCTGGCGCTCAGCGACGAGTTGCCCGATGCCCTGGACATGCTGGTGGTCTGCGTGGAGTCCGGCATGGGGCTGGACCAGGCCGTGGACCGGGTCTGTCACGAGACGCGTCATTCCGGTCCGATCCTCAGCTCCGAATTCAAGCTGCTCACCCTGGAGTTGCGCGCGGGCAAGTCCCGCGCGGAGGCCCTGCGGGCCTTGGCCGAGAGGACGGCCCTGGACGACCTGAACAGCCTGACCTCCCTGCTCATCCAGGCCGACGCCTTCGGCATCAGCATCGGCCGGACCCTGCGCGTCTACTCGGACGCCATGCGCGTCAAGCGTTCCCAGCGCGCCGAGGAGAAGGCCGCCAAGATGCCGGTGCTGCTCCTGCTTCCCCTCGTGCTGTTCATTCTGCCTTCGCTGTTCGTGGTCATTCTCGGACCGGCGGGAATCATGTGCATGGACATGTTCCTCAAGATGAACAGCCATTAG
- a CDS encoding type II and III secretion system protein family protein, with protein sequence MRSQRSIRIVHAALAVLVLLLASAAAQAAVYETEAQKEIRLVVGKSTVINTESKISRVSLGADDVVSMVLLSPRQIYLTGSALGSTTLTMWTDGHVSDVVDVVVTPDVTHLKRMIHEIMPDEHNVQVLSSGDSVTLSGHVSSATNLSSVLALAEAAAPEKVVNLLSVDGIHQVMLEVRVAEMSRSVIKRLGINFAAFGSNFSIYSIINNLTSYDAEKGIFNLTDNINMTGAYRTGNTSVYGMLDALKSNGLVRMLAEPNLTCVSGEPAEFLVGGEVPIPMPSALGTVSIDYKPFGIGLKFTATVMSTGRINLQVNPEVSELDYSKSVPVQGYEVPTISTRRANTVVELADGQSFVIAGLISDSLKENSHKFPGLGEIPVLGTLFSSKDFSSNKTELVVLVTVHLAKPVDMAAQTLPTDGFREPDDKEFYLFGLLEGQGGPGGHVPAGRTGAAEPGTVIRPESGFDGEFGHSWPN encoded by the coding sequence ATGCGCAGTCAACGATCCATACGCATCGTCCACGCGGCCCTGGCCGTGCTGGTGCTCCTGCTGGCCTCGGCCGCGGCCCAGGCCGCGGTGTACGAGACCGAGGCCCAGAAGGAAATCCGGCTGGTGGTCGGCAAGTCCACGGTCATCAACACCGAGTCCAAGATATCCCGCGTCTCCCTCGGAGCCGACGACGTGGTCTCCATGGTGCTTCTGTCGCCCCGGCAAATCTACCTGACCGGCTCGGCGCTGGGTTCCACCACGCTGACCATGTGGACCGACGGCCATGTGTCCGACGTCGTCGACGTGGTGGTCACCCCCGACGTGACCCACCTCAAGCGGATGATCCACGAGATCATGCCCGACGAGCACAACGTCCAGGTGCTTTCGTCCGGCGATTCCGTGACCTTGTCCGGCCATGTATCCAGCGCCACGAACCTCTCCTCGGTCCTGGCCCTGGCCGAGGCCGCAGCGCCCGAGAAGGTGGTCAACCTGCTCTCCGTGGACGGCATCCACCAGGTCATGCTCGAGGTCCGCGTGGCCGAGATGTCCCGCTCCGTGATCAAGCGCCTGGGCATCAACTTCGCGGCCTTCGGCTCCAATTTCTCCATCTATTCCATCATCAACAACCTGACCAGCTACGACGCCGAGAAGGGCATCTTCAACCTGACGGACAACATCAACATGACCGGGGCCTATCGGACCGGCAACACGAGCGTCTACGGCATGCTCGACGCGCTCAAGTCCAACGGCCTGGTGCGCATGCTGGCCGAGCCCAACCTGACCTGCGTGTCCGGCGAGCCCGCCGAATTCCTGGTCGGCGGCGAAGTGCCCATTCCCATGCCCAGCGCGCTGGGCACCGTGTCCATCGATTACAAGCCGTTCGGCATCGGGCTGAAGTTCACGGCCACGGTCATGTCCACCGGCAGGATCAACCTGCAGGTCAACCCCGAGGTCTCGGAATTGGATTACTCCAAGTCCGTGCCCGTCCAGGGGTACGAGGTCCCGACCATCTCCACCCGCCGCGCCAATACCGTGGTGGAGCTCGCCGACGGCCAGTCCTTCGTCATCGCGGGCCTGATCAGCGATTCCCTGAAGGAGAATTCACACAAGTTTCCGGGACTGGGCGAGATTCCGGTGCTCGGCACCCTGTTCAGCTCCAAGGATTTTTCCAGCAACAAGACCGAACTGGTCGTTCTGGTGACCGTCCATCTGGCCAAGCCCGTGGACATGGCCGCCCAGACCCTGCCCACCGACGGGTTCCGCGAGCCGGACGACAAGGAATTCTATCTCTTCGGCCTGCTCGAAGGGCAGGGCGGGCCCGGCGGACACGTCCCGGCCGGGCGGACCGGCGCCGCCGAACCCGGCACCGTGATCCGTCCCGAATCCGGTTTCGACGGGGAATTCGGCCATTCCTGGCCCAACTGA
- the cpaB gene encoding Flp pilus assembly protein CpaB — protein MSKSTRALVQIGLSLVLAVVAGALIFNWASSVKRVAPAASADATVPVVVAKTDLGRGVRLTGEMIEVRKFTADSAPSGAFADPQELAGRVLNQPVGRGDALTPLKLADESVIGGGVSALIEPGKRAMAVKGNSVMGLSGFVRPGDRVDVIVSMTQGKDEEPVTKLVLEQIKVIATGTQLSPPDKDGEAASVDVYTLELTPEESERLALAATRGTLNFALRNEQDKERVLTSGSTVPKTLAALRPQAARAASRQASKVEVIMGGTRSSVKF, from the coding sequence ATGAGCAAGTCAACCAGAGCCCTGGTCCAGATCGGCCTGTCCCTTGTCCTCGCCGTGGTCGCGGGCGCCCTCATCTTCAATTGGGCCAGCAGCGTGAAGCGGGTCGCCCCGGCGGCCTCGGCCGACGCCACCGTGCCGGTGGTCGTGGCCAAGACGGACCTCGGACGCGGCGTCAGGCTGACCGGGGAAATGATTGAGGTCCGCAAGTTCACCGCCGACTCCGCTCCTTCCGGCGCCTTTGCGGATCCGCAGGAGCTGGCCGGGCGCGTGCTCAATCAGCCCGTGGGCCGGGGCGACGCCCTGACCCCTCTCAAGCTGGCCGACGAATCGGTCATCGGCGGCGGCGTGTCCGCGCTCATCGAGCCCGGCAAGCGGGCCATGGCCGTCAAGGGTAACTCGGTCATGGGATTGTCCGGCTTCGTCCGTCCCGGCGACCGGGTGGACGTCATCGTCTCCATGACCCAGGGCAAGGACGAGGAGCCGGTGACCAAGCTCGTGCTCGAGCAGATCAAGGTCATCGCCACCGGGACCCAGCTGTCCCCGCCCGACAAGGACGGCGAGGCCGCGTCGGTGGACGTCTACACCCTGGAACTGACGCCCGAGGAATCCGAACGCCTGGCTCTGGCCGCCACCCGGGGAACCCTCAATTTCGCCCTGCGGAACGAGCAGGACAAGGAACGGGTCCTGACCAGCGGCTCCACGGTGCCCAAGACCCTAGCCGCCCTGCGTCCCCAGGCCGCCCGGGCCGCGAGCAGGCAGGCTTCCAAGGTCGAGGTCATCATGGGCGGCACCCGTTCCTCGGTGAAGTTCTAG
- a CDS encoding AAA family ATPase, which produces MNNRVIPISLAVIDKEQRDRLERMIGANPMVRLVGEDAEEMGVLIYEPGDTVEEDMPHIIHALESGQAEDVYLAGDVADPEILIRAMRSGIREYLKFPLDENDLRAAVMRTAMRLSLVVDDGDKGRIFTVMGCKPGVGTTTLAVNTACALNERAPGRTVLLDLRPPLGEIPYFLDLKYEYSWGDLVADISRLDATYLRSVVTEHESGLHVLPGPVSGERPDEHSLFLILEQLRHSYDFVVVDAATPGEDELPKEAELANLILVAMQLSLPCLARVSRLADSLGGQDPDADRRMRLVATRVARNGSIGLPEAAEVLGREIPWSIPEDGETVLSAINQGTPLVQAYPKSVSAKAVQALVADLAPKARKSPKRLSLPFSSLFRRKGKESGANENLAGAAL; this is translated from the coding sequence ATGAACAACCGAGTGATACCCATATCGCTGGCCGTCATCGACAAGGAACAGCGTGATCGCCTGGAAAGGATGATCGGCGCCAATCCCATGGTCCGGCTGGTGGGCGAGGACGCCGAGGAGATGGGCGTGCTCATCTACGAACCCGGCGACACCGTCGAAGAGGACATGCCGCACATCATCCACGCCCTGGAATCGGGGCAGGCCGAGGACGTCTACCTGGCCGGCGACGTGGCCGACCCCGAGATCCTCATCCGGGCCATGCGCAGCGGCATCCGCGAATACCTCAAGTTTCCCCTGGACGAGAACGACCTGCGCGCCGCGGTCATGCGTACGGCCATGCGGCTGAGCCTGGTCGTGGACGACGGCGACAAGGGCCGCATCTTCACGGTCATGGGCTGCAAGCCCGGCGTGGGGACCACCACCCTGGCCGTGAACACGGCCTGCGCCCTGAACGAACGCGCGCCCGGCCGGACCGTGCTCCTGGACCTGCGCCCGCCCCTGGGCGAGATCCCCTATTTCCTGGACCTCAAGTACGAATACAGTTGGGGCGACCTGGTGGCCGACATTTCCCGGCTGGACGCAACCTACCTGCGCAGCGTCGTGACCGAGCACGAATCCGGCCTGCACGTCCTGCCCGGCCCGGTCTCGGGCGAGCGCCCGGACGAACACTCCCTGTTCCTCATCCTGGAGCAGCTCCGCCACAGCTACGACTTCGTGGTCGTGGACGCCGCCACTCCGGGCGAGGACGAACTGCCCAAGGAAGCGGAGCTGGCCAACCTCATCCTGGTGGCCATGCAGCTTTCCCTGCCGTGCCTGGCCCGGGTCTCGAGGCTGGCCGACTCCCTCGGCGGCCAGGACCCGGACGCGGACCGGCGCATGCGCCTGGTGGCCACCCGCGTGGCCCGCAACGGCTCCATCGGCCTGCCCGAGGCGGCCGAGGTCCTGGGCCGCGAGATACCCTGGTCCATCCCCGAGGACGGCGAGACCGTGCTCTCCGCCATCAACCAGGGCACCCCCCTGGTCCAGGCCTATCCCAAGTCGGTGTCCGCCAAGGCCGTCCAGGCCCTGGTCGCGGATCTGGCCCCCAAGGCCAGGAAGTCCCCCAAGCGGTTGTCCCTGCCGTTTTCCTCGCTCTTCCGCAGGAAGGGCAAGGAATCGGGAGCCAATGAAAACCTGGCGGGGGCGGCCTTATGA
- a CDS encoding SPOR domain-containing protein — MKKFFIIAVALFAGIVLSGCMGKSYDDKTFDQLAYGEDSPVKLTSEQHEQVGDGYVRRNKPEMALIHFNKAIELDGDNLDARVKRGNLLVSQGLDEQALAEYNAVLEKNPDHAIANEAAGCVYFRAGLNGEAEAHLNRAVALNPMLWKAHNFLGIIHDRNKEYEKAAKEFSAALELHQGNGVDEIYNNLGVVHIARRQYAEAVETFRRALQAGGVSARTYNNLGLALARMGRLDEALESFKYAGGEAKANNNLGYVLLTEDQPAKAVPYFEKAIELSPSYYVKAADNLKRARLAARFQGGAHQSSGSTPNPLLRQSFPDSKQNPGEPAASPASAGSPPPSSRVVKAALEEPVAGSGDQTIMPHEKTYGLHVSSWQDYRNAFAHCEKLRKQGFVTWVNQVDLGDKGVWYRVLVGKFGSVKEAQAERPDVLAILNLDSAPVFERVDPRPVVTAQL, encoded by the coding sequence ATGAAAAAGTTTTTCATCATCGCCGTGGCCCTGTTCGCCGGGATCGTCCTGTCCGGCTGCATGGGCAAATCGTACGACGACAAGACCTTCGACCAGCTGGCCTACGGGGAGGATTCCCCGGTCAAGCTGACCAGCGAGCAGCACGAGCAGGTGGGCGACGGCTACGTCCGCCGCAACAAGCCCGAAATGGCCCTGATCCACTTCAACAAGGCTATCGAGCTGGACGGGGACAATCTCGACGCCCGGGTCAAACGCGGCAACCTGCTGGTCTCCCAGGGGCTGGATGAACAGGCCCTGGCCGAATACAACGCGGTTCTGGAAAAGAACCCGGACCACGCCATCGCCAACGAGGCGGCGGGCTGCGTGTATTTCCGGGCCGGGCTGAACGGCGAGGCCGAGGCGCATCTGAACCGCGCCGTGGCCCTCAATCCCATGCTCTGGAAGGCCCACAATTTCCTGGGCATCATCCATGACCGGAACAAGGAATACGAAAAGGCCGCCAAGGAGTTTTCCGCCGCCCTGGAACTGCACCAGGGCAACGGCGTGGACGAGATCTACAACAATCTGGGCGTGGTCCACATCGCCCGCAGGCAGTACGCCGAGGCGGTGGAGACCTTCCGCCGGGCCCTGCAGGCGGGCGGGGTGTCCGCGCGCACCTACAACAATCTGGGCCTGGCCCTGGCCCGCATGGGCCGACTGGACGAGGCCCTCGAATCCTTCAAGTACGCCGGGGGCGAAGCCAAGGCCAACAACAATCTCGGATACGTCCTGTTGACGGAGGACCAGCCCGCCAAGGCGGTGCCCTATTTCGAGAAGGCCATCGAACTCTCTCCCAGCTACTACGTGAAGGCCGCCGACAACCTGAAGCGCGCCCGCCTGGCGGCCCGCTTCCAGGGCGGCGCCCACCAATCAAGCGGTTCCACCCCGAACCCTCTGCTTCGCCAGTCCTTCCCCGACTCGAAGCAGAACCCCGGCGAGCCTGCGGCATCTCCCGCGTCCGCAGGCTCGCCTCCCCCTTCCTCCAGGGTCGTCAAGGCGGCCTTGGAGGAGCCGGTGGCGGGTTCCGGGGATCAGACCATAATGCCCCATGAGAAGACCTACGGCCTGCACGTCAGTTCCTGGCAGGACTACAGGAACGCCTTCGCCCATTGCGAGAAGCTCCGGAAGCAGGGGTTCGTGACCTGGGTCAACCAGGTGGACCTCGGCGACAAAGGCGTCTGGTACCGCGTCCTGGTGGGCAAGTTCGGTTCGGTCAAGGAGGCACAGGCCGAACGGCCGGACGTGCTGGCCATCCTGAACCTGGACAGCGCCCCGGTCTTCGAGCGCGTGGACCCCAGGCCCGTGGTCACGGCCCAACTCTGA
- a CDS encoding A24 family peptidase — protein MDILVTAVLATALVAASVTDIRNQRIYNWLTFPLILSGLATHTVFGGFAGLKFAASGFALGFAAMAIPYFLGVMGAGDVKLMAGVGAWLGLDATLTAFLCTCMAGGVYALGVLAFDRKTMMAVLRNIANVFLVFIATRSFNFAPTSTEKALPRLCYGLAIAAGTFTAMGLYAWRTGSIHIGY, from the coding sequence ATGGATATTCTCGTCACCGCCGTGCTGGCAACGGCACTCGTCGCCGCATCCGTCACCGACATCAGGAATCAACGCATCTACAATTGGCTGACCTTCCCGCTCATCCTGTCCGGGCTGGCCACGCACACCGTGTTCGGCGGATTCGCCGGGCTGAAGTTCGCGGCGAGCGGCTTCGCCCTCGGGTTCGCGGCCATGGCCATTCCCTATTTCCTGGGCGTGATGGGCGCGGGCGACGTCAAGCTCATGGCCGGCGTGGGGGCCTGGCTCGGCCTGGACGCCACGCTGACCGCGTTTCTGTGCACCTGCATGGCGGGCGGCGTGTACGCGCTCGGCGTCCTGGCCTTTGATCGCAAGACCATGATGGCCGTGCTGCGCAACATCGCCAACGTCTTTCTCGTGTTCATCGCGACGCGCAGCTTCAATTTCGCTCCCACGTCCACGGAAAAGGCCCTGCCCAGGCTCTGCTACGGCCTGGCCATCGCCGCGGGCACCTTTACGGCCATGGGCCTGTACGCCTGGCGGACCGGTTCCATCCACATCGGATATTAG
- a CDS encoding CpaF family protein has protein sequence MNLAERLNRNASRRTVQAAAPESATPKAAPKAKARPQPKAAPKDDAAEHYFELKTRIHGRLIDMIDLSLLDSLSETEMRSEISKVTEGLLWGEFRNAPLNLAERKRMLAEIQDEVIGLGPLEPYVQDPTVNDILVNGYKQIFVERSGKLELTPARFKDDDHLRKIIDRIVSKVGRRIDESQPLCDARLLDGSRVNAVIPPLAIDGPSLSIRKFSKDPLEVADLIGFNSLTPEMALLMKGIVQTQLNVLISGGTGSGKTTLLNCLSRNVPEDERIVTIEDAAELQLKQEHVVRLETRPANIEGRGEITMRDLVKNCLRMRPDRIIVGEVRSAEALDMLQAMNTGHDGSLTTIHANSARDALMRLETMISMAGLNLNPLSMKRYISSAIDVIIQATRLVDGTRKVISIQEVTGMEGEMITMQEIFAFEQTGMSADGKVEGHFTARGIRPKFAAKLARMGFPFPADMFQVTPRPTRGKE, from the coding sequence ATGAACCTCGCGGAAAGACTGAATCGGAACGCGTCCCGGCGCACCGTCCAGGCGGCCGCGCCCGAAAGCGCCACGCCCAAGGCGGCCCCGAAGGCCAAGGCCAGGCCCCAGCCCAAGGCGGCCCCCAAAGACGATGCCGCGGAGCACTATTTCGAACTCAAGACCCGCATCCACGGCCGGCTCATCGACATGATCGACCTCTCGCTCCTGGATTCCCTGAGCGAGACCGAGATGCGCAGCGAGATATCCAAGGTCACCGAAGGGCTGCTCTGGGGCGAGTTCCGCAACGCGCCGCTCAACCTGGCCGAGCGCAAGCGCATGCTGGCCGAGATCCAGGACGAGGTCATCGGCCTGGGGCCGCTGGAACCCTACGTCCAGGACCCCACGGTCAACGATATCCTGGTCAACGGCTACAAGCAGATATTCGTGGAGCGCTCGGGCAAGCTGGAGTTGACCCCGGCCCGGTTCAAGGACGACGACCACCTGCGCAAGATCATCGACCGCATCGTCTCCAAGGTCGGGCGGCGCATCGATGAATCCCAGCCCCTGTGCGACGCGCGCCTGCTGGACGGCTCGCGCGTCAACGCGGTCATCCCGCCCCTGGCCATCGACGGCCCCTCGCTGTCCATCCGCAAGTTTTCCAAGGACCCGCTGGAAGTGGCCGACCTGATCGGCTTCAACTCCCTGACTCCGGAGATGGCCCTGCTCATGAAGGGCATCGTCCAGACCCAGCTCAACGTGCTCATATCCGGCGGCACCGGCTCGGGCAAGACCACGCTGCTGAACTGCCTGTCGCGCAACGTGCCCGAGGACGAGCGCATCGTGACCATCGAGGACGCGGCCGAGCTGCAGCTCAAGCAGGAGCACGTGGTCCGTCTGGAGACCCGCCCGGCCAACATCGAGGGGCGCGGCGAGATCACCATGCGCGACCTGGTCAAGAACTGCCTGCGCATGCGTCCGGACCGGATCATCGTCGGCGAGGTCCGTTCGGCCGAGGCCCTGGACATGCTCCAGGCCATGAACACCGGCCACGACGGCTCCCTGACCACCATCCACGCCAACAGCGCGCGGGACGCGCTCATGCGCCTGGAAACCATGATCTCCATGGCCGGGCTGAACCTGAATCCCCTGTCCATGAAGCGCTACATCTCCTCGGCCATCGACGTCATCATCCAGGCCACCCGGCTGGTGGACGGCACCAGAAAGGTCATCTCCATCCAGGAAGTGACCGGCATGGAAGGAGAGATGATCACCATGCAGGAGATCTTCGCCTTCGAACAGACCGGGATGAGCGCCGACGGCAAGGTGGAGGGCCATTTCACGGCCCGGGGCATCCGGCCCAAGTTCGCGGCCAAGCTCGCGCGCATGGGCTTCCCGTTCCCTGCCGACATGTTTCAGGTCACCCCCAGGCCCACAAGAGGGAAGGAGTAA
- a CDS encoding type II secretion system F family protein — MTMTLMIAGVAVLVVFLLIMGVGSLMQSGSDKAERRVKNRLRAMALSADLDAASVDLVLRESAMSEVPLFNRLLEGMRWSANFNRLLYQADAKGTAGVYLLVCMLLAVVGFYAGTLSGRLWVSAAGALLLGYLPIWNLQGRKRRRMDRFQKQLPEALDLMARALKAGHTFGGGMRMVADEFDAPIGPEFGKTLDEMNYGMDVDRALTNLQGRVDCSDLKFFVVSVNIQRETGGNLAEIIAKIAALVRERFALFGKIRVLSAEGRVSAYILTALPFFLTGILYLISPDYISLLWSREMGQNMAWGAAVSMTIGAIIIRKIIKIKV; from the coding sequence ATGACCATGACGTTGATGATCGCCGGCGTGGCCGTGCTCGTCGTCTTCCTGCTCATAATGGGCGTCGGCTCGCTCATGCAGTCCGGATCGGACAAGGCCGAGCGGCGCGTCAAAAACCGCCTCCGGGCCATGGCCTTGAGCGCCGACCTCGACGCCGCCTCCGTGGACCTGGTCCTGCGCGAGTCCGCCATGAGCGAAGTGCCGCTGTTCAACCGTCTGCTTGAGGGCATGCGCTGGTCCGCCAATTTCAACCGGCTCCTGTACCAGGCCGACGCCAAGGGCACGGCGGGCGTGTACCTGCTCGTCTGCATGCTCCTGGCCGTGGTCGGCTTCTACGCCGGGACCTTGTCGGGCCGACTGTGGGTCTCGGCGGCCGGGGCGCTCCTGCTCGGCTACCTGCCGATCTGGAACCTGCAGGGCAGGAAGCGCAGGCGTATGGACCGGTTCCAGAAGCAGCTTCCCGAGGCGCTCGACCTCATGGCCCGCGCGCTCAAGGCCGGGCACACCTTCGGCGGCGGCATGCGCATGGTGGCCGACGAATTCGACGCCCCCATCGGCCCCGAGTTCGGCAAGACCCTGGACGAGATGAACTACGGCATGGACGTGGACCGCGCGCTGACCAACCTGCAGGGCCGCGTGGACTGCTCGGACCTGAAGTTTTTCGTGGTCTCGGTGAACATCCAGCGCGAGACCGGCGGCAACCTGGCCGAGATCATCGCCAAGATCGCCGCCCTGGTGCGCGAGCGGTTCGCCCTGTTCGGCAAGATCCGGGTCCTGTCCGCCGAGGGCAGGGTATCCGCCTATATCCTCACGGCCCTGCCGTTCTTTCTGACCGGCATTCTGTACCTCATCAGCCCCGATTACATCAGCCTGCTGTGGTCTCGGGAAATGGGCCAGAACATGGCCTGGGGCGCGGCCGTGTCCATGACCATCGGCGCGATCATCATCCGCAAGATCATCAAGATCAAAGTGTAG
- a CDS encoding Flp family type IVb pilin produces MTKLMNLIRDEEGATAIEYGLIAALIAAGIAGATQLLGEQVVATFNYVKTKMAEAMTTPAS; encoded by the coding sequence ATGACCAAGCTGATGAACCTCATCCGTGACGAAGAAGGCGCGACCGCCATCGAATACGGCCTGATCGCCGCCCTGATCGCCGCCGGCATCGCCGGCGCCACCCAGCTCCTGGGGGAGCAGGTCGTCGCCACCTTCAACTATGTGAAGACCAAGATGGCCGAGGCCATGACGACCCCGGCAAGCTAG